One window from the genome of Acinetobacter sp. LoGeW2-3 encodes:
- a CDS encoding type II toxin-antitoxin system RelB/DinJ family antitoxin has product MRKTEVYQIRLDSQEKKQAFAVFKQLGITPAQAVRLFFKQVVLTKSIPFSIENQNINLEQLIKLRKLKQNESKPASAGLIADSAEQEALDLHADDDHFDLFEELNAILGESDKI; this is encoded by the coding sequence ATGAGAAAAACTGAAGTCTACCAAATACGCCTAGATTCTCAAGAAAAGAAACAAGCCTTTGCCGTATTTAAGCAATTAGGGATCACACCAGCACAAGCAGTTCGACTGTTTTTCAAGCAGGTGGTACTAACGAAATCTATCCCCTTCTCGATTGAGAATCAAAATATCAACCTTGAACAACTGATCAAGTTACGTAAACTAAAACAAAATGAATCTAAACCTGCCTCTGCTGGTTTGATTGCAGACAGTGCAGAACAAGAAGCATTGGATCTGCATGCTGATGACGATCATTTTGATTTATTTGAAGAACTGAATGCCATTCTTGGCGAGAGTGACAAAATTTAA
- a CDS encoding pseudouridine synthase yields MLLEKMLQSQGFGSRKYCQQLIKNGAVSIQGEVIDNPKHKLDLNQLEFNVYDETYQYREKVYIVLNKPQGYECSHQATHHFSVFDLFDDLLMNRGIQCVGRLDQDTTGLLLLTDDGQFLQALTHPKKHVAKVYQMETVDPVTDEQIQQLQQGVELRNEKGIYAATDVIRLDEKSLQMTVHQGVYHQVKRMLAAVGNKVEKLHRAQIGQLVLNDLPEGEWIYLTEEQVTQAKFRAE; encoded by the coding sequence ATGCTTCTGGAAAAGATGTTGCAGTCACAAGGTTTTGGCTCGCGTAAGTATTGCCAGCAACTGATCAAGAATGGCGCTGTGAGCATCCAGGGGGAAGTGATCGATAATCCAAAGCATAAACTGGATCTGAATCAACTGGAATTCAATGTGTATGACGAAACATATCAATACCGGGAAAAAGTTTATATTGTCTTAAATAAACCACAAGGTTATGAATGTTCGCATCAGGCAACCCATCATTTCAGCGTGTTTGATTTGTTTGATGATCTACTCATGAATCGTGGTATCCAGTGTGTGGGGCGATTGGATCAGGACACAACAGGTTTGCTGTTACTGACTGATGATGGTCAATTTTTGCAGGCATTAACCCATCCTAAAAAGCATGTTGCCAAGGTTTATCAAATGGAGACGGTTGATCCTGTTACAGATGAACAGATCCAGCAATTGCAACAAGGTGTCGAGCTGCGCAATGAAAAAGGTATTTATGCGGCAACTGATGTGATCCGCTTGGATGAAAAATCCTTACAAATGACAGTACATCAAGGTGTGTATCATCAGGTGAAACGTATGCTAGCCGCCGTAGGCAATAAAGTAGAAAAGCTGCACCGTGCTCAAATCGGACAACTCGTACTGAATGATCTACCTGAAGGCGAGTGGATCTATCTGACTGAAGAGCAAGTTACACAAGCTAAATTTCGAGCTGAATAA
- a CDS encoding LPS-assembly protein LptD, with translation MKHQFKYNPLATAILTLLCGSSISGYAAENDSSNINNQQLNESLQETYPGEAFFSQYYVDKSTPEAQQRQGQYLSSAYCKGTWITPVSPEVEAVDPDQATSTVTADYGHYNPNGDSYLEGNVVIDQQGRQIRADKVTIDQTQTYAKAQGRVQLAQAGLLSQSDDINYNLKTQQGDLNNSFYISEEQHAHGRAEKIAKTSTETVELENATYTTCPPDQKPTWKIQADRIKLNQETGRGETRNTKIYVKEVPVLSLPYFNFPIDDRRTTGILTPSFGFTNDGGLELGIPVYLNLAPNYDATITPRFIADRGAMLDGEFRYLTENFGYGQIWGGILPSDKSYNDEDRKNLHFRHDWQINEQFSTNLEYNYASDKDFFSDLNNSPDSKTDLNLRRAWEVNYKNGIPGLKAQLKVEDFQTLDPNVDDEDRPYARLPQFLVNYKTGNPLGWQFEANHDTAYFKKDIRNLNPAFESYEPSGTRIYNDLAVRYNYRTPGAFLIPQASLRNVNTFYDQDTRDNLNSINSSSESTSIVVPEFTLDAGLIFEKEGRYLQTLTPRLFYAYAPYENQVGQPNFDSVNASISYDQLFSPRRFYGHDRLEDNNFASVGLSYSLFNDIGLERLRASIGQSFFFEDRRVTLERDADEYDRETHTGPVIQLSSQLSNNFHVNLNSAWMSNGQNAQRDVQAYYTGEQGNLYNVGYFYRNEITDRQKSYDQVVGSFIQPVFNNWRLIGHAQYDLDNNVAREYLLGVNYESCCWGVSVYGRSYYNDLDDVNEAGVKPKRMIMAELSLRGLGGFNNKLASLLENRILGFNNINQTWTER, from the coding sequence ATGAAGCATCAGTTTAAATACAATCCTTTAGCGACTGCGATCTTAACTTTGTTATGTGGTAGCTCAATTTCAGGCTATGCTGCAGAAAATGACTCATCCAACATCAACAATCAGCAGCTTAACGAAAGCCTGCAGGAAACCTATCCTGGTGAAGCATTTTTCTCTCAATATTATGTCGACAAATCCACACCTGAAGCACAACAACGTCAGGGACAATATTTAAGTTCAGCCTATTGTAAAGGCACTTGGATTACGCCTGTTTCCCCTGAAGTTGAAGCCGTTGACCCAGATCAAGCCACTTCTACCGTAACTGCTGATTATGGTCACTATAATCCAAATGGCGATTCTTATTTAGAAGGTAATGTCGTCATTGACCAGCAAGGTCGCCAGATTCGTGCAGACAAAGTCACCATTGACCAAACCCAGACCTACGCAAAAGCTCAAGGTCGGGTACAGCTGGCACAAGCAGGTCTACTGTCTCAAAGTGATGATATTAATTACAACCTGAAAACCCAGCAAGGCGACCTGAACAACAGTTTTTACATTTCAGAAGAGCAACATGCACATGGTCGTGCAGAAAAAATTGCCAAAACTTCAACTGAAACTGTCGAACTGGAAAATGCCACTTATACCACCTGCCCGCCAGATCAGAAGCCAACTTGGAAGATTCAAGCAGATCGAATCAAGTTAAATCAGGAAACTGGTCGCGGTGAAACTCGTAATACCAAAATCTATGTAAAAGAAGTTCCAGTTTTATCATTACCGTATTTCAACTTCCCAATTGATGACCGTCGTACTACAGGGATTTTGACACCAAGTTTTGGTTTTACCAATGATGGCGGTTTAGAACTTGGTATTCCCGTTTATTTAAACTTGGCACCAAATTATGATGCAACAATCACCCCACGTTTTATTGCAGATCGTGGTGCCATGCTGGACGGTGAATTCCGTTATCTGACCGAAAATTTTGGTTATGGTCAGATCTGGGGAGGCATTTTACCTTCAGATAAAAGTTATAATGATGAGGACCGAAAAAATCTGCATTTCCGCCATGACTGGCAGATTAATGAACAATTCTCGACCAATCTAGAATATAACTATGCTTCAGATAAAGATTTCTTCTCTGATTTAAATAATAGTCCAGACTCTAAGACCGACCTGAATTTACGTCGTGCGTGGGAAGTTAACTATAAAAATGGCATTCCAGGCTTAAAAGCTCAGCTTAAAGTTGAGGACTTCCAAACGCTTGATCCAAATGTAGATGATGAAGATCGTCCATATGCGCGTTTGCCACAATTCCTGGTTAACTATAAAACTGGCAACCCACTTGGTTGGCAATTCGAGGCCAATCACGATACTGCTTATTTCAAAAAAGATATTCGCAATCTCAACCCAGCATTTGAGAGTTATGAACCTAGTGGTACCCGTATCTATAATGATTTAGCTGTACGCTATAACTATCGCACGCCAGGCGCTTTCCTGATTCCACAAGCCTCATTGCGTAATGTGAATACTTTTTATGATCAGGATACACGAGACAATTTAAACAGCATCAATAGTTCAAGCGAAAGTACCTCAATTGTCGTGCCAGAATTCACCTTAGATGCCGGTTTGATTTTTGAAAAAGAAGGACGCTACTTACAGACACTAACACCTCGTCTGTTTTATGCCTACGCGCCTTACGAAAATCAAGTAGGTCAACCGAACTTCGATTCTGTGAATGCCTCAATCAGTTATGATCAGCTATTTAGCCCACGTCGTTTCTATGGTCATGACCGCTTAGAAGACAATAACTTTGCATCAGTAGGCTTAAGCTATAGCCTGTTCAATGATATCGGTCTAGAACGTCTGCGTGCCAGTATTGGCCAAAGCTTCTTTTTTGAAGACCGTCGTGTAACTTTGGAACGCGATGCTGATGAATATGATCGTGAAACGCATACTGGTCCTGTGATTCAATTATCAAGCCAGCTCTCTAACAACTTCCATGTCAATCTTAATTCAGCATGGATGTCGAATGGTCAGAATGCTCAGCGTGACGTTCAAGCCTATTACACGGGCGAACAAGGTAATCTCTACAATGTGGGCTATTTCTACCGCAATGAAATTACAGACCGTCAAAAAAGCTATGATCAGGTCGTTGGTTCATTCATTCAGCCTGTTTTCAACAACTGGCGTCTGATTGGCCATGCCCAATATGATCTGGACAACAACGTTGCACGTGAATATTTACTTGGCGTGAACTATGAGTCATGCTGTTGGGGTGTTTCCGTATATGGTCGCTCATATTACAATGACCTGGATGACGTCAATGAAGCTGGCGTTAAACCAAAACGCATGATTATGGCGGAACTCAGCCTGAGAGGCCTGGGTGGATTCAATAATAAATTGGCATCACTACTGGAAAACCGTATTCTGGGCTTTAATAATATCAATCAGACTTGGACAGAACGTTAA
- the tsaE gene encoding tRNA (adenosine(37)-N6)-threonylcarbamoyltransferase complex ATPase subunit type 1 TsaE yields MPYSFTVTLNHEEDTQQLAKVLAANFSTGVIYLIGDLGAGKTTLTRYYLQQLGHQGSVKSPTYTLVEPYNIQGKDIFHFDLYRLNDPYELELMGIRDYLETPNALFLFEWPSKGGDEIPEADLVIEILKSEDELTRTATLTSSNSALQQALEQQFPHVE; encoded by the coding sequence ATGCCTTATTCATTTACCGTCACTTTAAATCATGAAGAAGACACCCAGCAGCTGGCCAAAGTATTGGCAGCCAATTTTAGTACGGGAGTGATCTATCTGATCGGTGATCTGGGGGCAGGAAAGACAACATTGACACGCTATTATTTGCAGCAGCTCGGTCATCAGGGTTCAGTCAAAAGTCCAACGTATACACTGGTAGAACCTTATAATATTCAAGGGAAAGATATTTTCCACTTTGATTTGTACCGTTTGAATGACCCCTATGAACTGGAACTGATGGGTATTCGGGATTATCTTGAAACGCCAAATGCATTATTCTTGTTTGAATGGCCTTCTAAGGGCGGTGATGAAATACCTGAAGCCGATCTGGTCATTGAAATCCTTAAATCCGAAGATGAGTTAACCCGTACAGCAACGTTGACTTCATCAAACTCAGCATTACAACAGGCCTTGGAGCAGCAATTCCCACATGTCGAATGA
- a CDS encoding peptidylprolyl isomerase gives MKTKQLKHFFKATTLALCLSAAIQTFAVAQTKDEVVAVVDSSVILRSDLEQSVAEISHQLEKQKKPAPPQQILQQQALEQLIVRQAQLEQVKRYNIRPDEKALNDAVLKVARDSGSSSLEAFQQKLDSIAPNTYASLRNRIAEDLVINRLRQQVVTSRIKISDQDVENFLKTPQGQALLGSQVHVQHIRVSGTNATQVAAEVKQELESSTDLKAIEKRYSKDGVKVEAADMGFRNISDIPDELASRVTTLQPGQTSELIEARDGAHILKLIDRKAGEKRALVQQYQTRHILIQPSEVVSPENAKQMIDSLYTRLKNGEDFAVLAATFSNDPGSARDSGSLGWVSPGVMVPEFEEQMKKTPVGQISAPFQTQFGWHILQVTDTRQQDMTSEYQERMARQLLGERQFDTELDSWLRETRSNAFVEIKDPQLDRKQN, from the coding sequence ATGAAGACAAAACAGTTAAAACATTTTTTTAAAGCAACCACACTTGCGCTATGCCTTTCTGCAGCAATACAGACTTTTGCTGTTGCACAGACCAAGGATGAAGTTGTAGCTGTTGTCGACAGTAGCGTGATTCTTCGCAGTGACCTAGAGCAAAGTGTTGCGGAGATTTCTCATCAACTCGAGAAGCAAAAAAAGCCTGCACCACCACAACAAATTCTACAACAACAGGCATTAGAACAACTGATTGTGCGTCAGGCTCAACTTGAACAGGTTAAGCGCTATAACATCCGTCCTGATGAAAAAGCACTGAATGATGCTGTATTAAAAGTTGCACGTGATTCAGGTTCTTCTAGCCTAGAAGCTTTCCAGCAAAAACTGGATTCAATTGCACCAAATACCTATGCTTCTCTACGTAATCGTATTGCAGAAGATCTAGTGATTAACCGTTTACGTCAACAGGTTGTAACCTCACGTATTAAGATCAGCGATCAGGATGTAGAAAACTTCCTGAAAACTCCTCAAGGTCAGGCACTGCTTGGCAGCCAGGTTCATGTTCAACACATTCGTGTTTCCGGTACTAATGCAACTCAAGTTGCAGCAGAAGTGAAGCAAGAGTTAGAAAGCTCTACTGATCTAAAGGCAATTGAGAAGAGATATTCTAAAGATGGCGTTAAAGTTGAAGCTGCTGACATGGGTTTCCGTAATATTTCCGATATTCCGGATGAGCTTGCATCGCGTGTCACTACCCTACAACCTGGTCAAACTTCTGAGTTGATTGAAGCTCGTGATGGTGCGCATATTCTTAAACTGATTGATCGTAAAGCAGGTGAAAAGCGAGCTCTGGTACAGCAGTATCAGACCCGTCATATTCTGATTCAGCCTTCAGAAGTGGTGAGTCCTGAAAATGCCAAGCAGATGATTGACAGCCTATATACCCGTCTAAAAAATGGCGAAGACTTTGCGGTATTGGCAGCCACTTTCTCCAATGATCCAGGTTCAGCTCGCGACAGTGGCAGCCTTGGTTGGGTAAGCCCCGGTGTGATGGTGCCTGAGTTTGAAGAACAAATGAAAAAGACGCCTGTAGGTCAAATCAGCGCACCATTCCAGACTCAGTTTGGTTGGCACATTCTACAGGTGACAGATACGCGCCAACAGGATATGACATCAGAATATCAAGAACGTATGGCACGCCAGCTTTTAGGCGAACGTCAATTTGATACAGAACTAGATAGCTGGTTACGTGAGACACGTAGTAATGCCTTTGTTGAGATTAAAGATCCTCAACTGGATCGTAAACAGAATTGA
- the mutL gene encoding DNA mismatch repair endonuclease MutL has product MSNDLSVRRIRSLDPALANQIAAGEVIERPASVVKELLENSIDAGATELIIRVEQGGSTLIEIIDNGRGIHPEDLALAVMRHATSKIQTAEELHAITSLGFRGEALASIAAVSRLTLISSQSEDGIGYQVEVNGTAFDHQEIQAVATSRGTHIRVQDLFFNVPARRKFLKKPGTEFGHIEEIVRRLALTHFDIRFVLEHNESIKLNLPVADSGALRFQRVQQLLGRQFTENAYWIDADSINMRLSGWLGHPSDARAQADMQYVYVNGRIVRDKTISHALRMAYDGILHGHQHAAYLLFLEVDQENIDVNVHPTKHEIRFLNQREVHEFVRHYAKETLAQFQTATADLAEAMKTEQESVQLTPQPRYQEQFSLHQAAQPSHAEAYAVQQHAHPQNTHQYVAAETSDVLTDFESSRPQTVHYAQDYTKSYGGSQQLNNALKSYLAPLRENSETEQQSSEQSFQAHVQTKVDEHPLGIAIAQLHGIYILAQNTEGLIIVDMHAAHERIVLQQMKSAWDKPEFWTSQQLLIPKVVSISRMQAMRVEELKEQLARFGLEIDQYGDEQVIVRGVPAILHKADFDALIPELLDDLDPTDQAQGLLQKRDQILAGMACHGAVRAHRILRLSEMNALLRQMEQTEFASQCNHGRPTWRAFPLAQLDKLFARGE; this is encoded by the coding sequence ATGTCGAATGATTTAAGCGTACGCCGTATCCGTTCACTTGACCCTGCGTTGGCGAACCAGATTGCAGCAGGTGAAGTGATTGAACGACCTGCATCCGTAGTGAAAGAGTTGCTCGAAAACTCGATTGATGCGGGCGCGACTGAACTGATTATCCGTGTGGAACAGGGCGGCAGTACACTGATTGAAATTATTGACAATGGTCGTGGGATTCATCCAGAAGACTTAGCGCTAGCGGTAATGCGTCATGCCACCAGTAAAATTCAGACGGCTGAAGAATTGCATGCCATTACCAGTCTGGGCTTCCGTGGTGAGGCACTCGCTTCAATTGCAGCGGTATCGCGTTTAACTTTAATCAGTAGTCAAAGTGAAGATGGCATCGGCTATCAGGTTGAAGTTAATGGTACTGCTTTTGACCATCAGGAAATTCAGGCGGTTGCCACTTCACGCGGTACGCATATCCGGGTGCAGGATCTGTTCTTTAATGTCCCGGCGCGCCGTAAATTCCTGAAAAAACCGGGAACTGAATTTGGGCATATTGAAGAGATTGTCCGCCGTCTGGCGCTGACCCATTTCGATATCCGGTTTGTGCTGGAACATAATGAAAGTATCAAGCTGAATTTGCCTGTTGCAGACAGTGGTGCATTACGTTTCCAGCGTGTACAGCAATTATTGGGTCGCCAGTTTACTGAAAATGCTTACTGGATCGATGCAGATAGTATCAACATGCGTTTATCAGGCTGGTTGGGTCATCCTTCTGATGCGCGTGCGCAAGCCGATATGCAATATGTCTATGTAAATGGGCGTATCGTACGAGACAAGACTATTTCGCATGCTTTACGTATGGCTTATGATGGAATTCTGCATGGGCATCAGCATGCAGCATATCTACTGTTTCTGGAAGTGGATCAGGAAAATATTGATGTCAATGTGCATCCGACCAAACATGAAATTCGTTTCTTAAATCAGCGTGAAGTACATGAATTTGTACGTCACTATGCCAAGGAAACTTTGGCACAGTTCCAGACCGCAACAGCTGATCTGGCTGAAGCCATGAAAACTGAGCAGGAATCTGTACAGCTTACGCCACAGCCACGTTATCAAGAACAGTTTAGCCTGCATCAGGCTGCACAACCGTCCCATGCAGAAGCTTATGCAGTTCAGCAGCATGCGCATCCGCAGAATACTCATCAATATGTAGCAGCCGAAACTTCGGATGTGTTGACTGATTTTGAATCATCTCGACCGCAGACCGTACATTATGCACAGGATTACACCAAGTCTTATGGTGGTTCACAACAGCTGAATAATGCTTTGAAAAGTTATTTAGCGCCACTGAGAGAAAATTCTGAAACTGAGCAGCAGAGTTCTGAGCAGTCTTTCCAGGCGCATGTACAGACCAAAGTCGATGAGCATCCTTTAGGAATTGCGATTGCCCAGTTGCATGGGATTTATATTCTGGCACAGAACACAGAAGGCTTGATTATTGTGGATATGCATGCAGCGCACGAGCGTATCGTACTACAACAAATGAAATCTGCATGGGATAAACCGGAATTCTGGACCTCACAACAGCTTTTGATCCCAAAAGTGGTGTCTATCAGTCGTATGCAAGCTATGCGCGTGGAAGAGTTGAAAGAGCAGCTGGCCCGATTTGGTCTAGAGATCGACCAATATGGTGATGAGCAGGTGATTGTACGTGGCGTTCCAGCGATCCTGCATAAGGCTGATTTTGATGCTCTGATTCCTGAATTGCTCGATGATCTGGATCCGACAGATCAGGCACAAGGTCTGTTGCAAAAGCGTGACCAGATCCTGGCAGGTATGGCCTGTCATGGCGCTGTACGTGCACATCGTATTCTACGCTTGTCTGAAATGAATGCTTTATTACGTCAGATGGAACAAACCGAATTTGCCAGCCAGTGCAATCATGGTCGCCCGACTTGGCGTGCTTTCCCACTGGCACAACTAGATAAACTTTTTGCTCGAGGAGAGTAG
- the hfq gene encoding RNA chaperone Hfq, whose protein sequence is MSKGQTLQDPFLNSLRKERIPVSIFLVNGIKLQGHIESFDQYVVLLKNTVSQMVYKHAISTVVPARNPRPAGAPAGPQGAGFGGQGGFGGGQPGGFGGQGGFGGGQPGGFGGQGGFGGGQPGGFGGQGGFGGQGGGFGGQGGFGGGQPGFGGQGAGFTDDAKFEDSQDDENNR, encoded by the coding sequence ATGTCTAAAGGTCAAACTTTACAAGATCCGTTCTTGAATTCCCTACGTAAAGAACGTATTCCTGTTTCTATCTTCCTAGTTAACGGTATCAAACTACAAGGTCATATCGAATCATTTGATCAATATGTTGTATTATTAAAAAATACAGTAAGCCAAATGGTTTACAAACACGCGATTTCTACAGTAGTTCCTGCACGTAACCCACGCCCAGCTGGTGCTCCTGCTGGTCCTCAAGGCGCTGGCTTTGGTGGTCAAGGTGGCTTCGGCGGCGGTCAACCTGGCGGCTTCGGTGGTCAAGGTGGCTTCGGTGGCGGTCAACCAGGTGGTTTCGGTGGTCAAGGTGGCTTCGGTGGCGGTCAACCTGGTGGCTTCGGTGGTCAAGGTGGCTTCGGTGGTCAAGGTGGCGGCTTCGGCGGTCAAGGCGGCTTCGGTGGCGGTCAACCTGGTTTCGGTGGTCAAGGCGCTGGCTTTACTGACGATGCAAAATTCGAAGATTCTCAAGATGACGAAAATAATCGTTAA
- the miaA gene encoding tRNA (adenosine(37)-N6)-dimethylallyltransferase MiaA, whose product MSNQLPVINLMGPTASGKTALACELYEQGNFELISVDSALVYREMDIGTAKPTKAELEQYPHHLIDIISPLEVYSAANFVEDACWLIDDMHARGKTPILVGGTMLYFKALLEGLSDNLPSADYAVRAEIEAKAEQEGWEAVYAELCAVDSLAGQKFKVSDKQRIIRALEVYKLTGLPITKLQAEQPKNQPYRYSFHNYALIPDRVELHKRIEKRLEIMWKIGFLNEVENLMKKYDFDENLPSMRSVGYRQAIEFLKKRDRSIEKQREMEDKALFATRQLAKRQYTWLRSLQDKHKFTTYFTAQQAQEDLRNCYG is encoded by the coding sequence ATGTCAAATCAATTGCCGGTCATCAATTTAATGGGACCAACTGCAAGTGGTAAAACCGCTTTGGCATGTGAACTTTATGAGCAAGGAAATTTTGAACTGATTTCTGTCGATTCTGCGCTGGTTTACCGTGAAATGGACATAGGTACAGCCAAGCCCACTAAAGCTGAACTGGAGCAGTATCCGCATCATCTGATCGATATTATTAGCCCGCTAGAAGTGTACTCTGCAGCAAACTTTGTTGAAGATGCTTGTTGGCTGATTGATGATATGCATGCACGTGGTAAAACCCCAATTTTGGTTGGTGGTACTATGTTGTATTTTAAAGCTTTACTCGAAGGTTTGTCTGATAATTTGCCAAGTGCAGATTATGCGGTGCGTGCAGAAATTGAAGCAAAGGCCGAGCAAGAAGGCTGGGAAGCGGTCTATGCGGAATTATGTGCTGTAGACTCACTTGCAGGTCAAAAATTTAAAGTGAGTGACAAACAGCGTATTATTCGTGCTTTAGAAGTCTATAAACTGACAGGGCTACCAATAACAAAACTACAAGCAGAACAACCAAAAAATCAACCATATCGATACAGTTTTCATAATTACGCGCTAATACCAGACCGAGTAGAATTACATAAGCGTATTGAAAAACGATTAGAGATTATGTGGAAAATCGGTTTTTTAAATGAAGTAGAAAACTTGATGAAAAAATACGATTTCGATGAGAATCTTCCATCTATGCGTTCCGTTGGTTATCGTCAGGCGATCGAATTTTTAAAAAAGCGTGATCGAAGTATTGAAAAACAGCGAGAAATGGAAGACAAGGCATTGTTTGCAACACGACAACTTGCTAAACGTCAATACACATGGTTAAGATCTTTGCAAGATAAGCATAAATTTACTACATATTTTACCGCACAGCAGGCTCAAGAAGACTTGCGAAACTGTTACGGATAA
- a CDS encoding pseudouridine synthase produces MNTAAEFTPPMMNGVSASKVFLQPSTAATVYDYLCTEFSHIKASEWQSRFQDGLVYDAQGNKLNIDSPFQANSHCFYYRFLAHEIHVPFEHQILFENDDFMVIDKPHFLTMSPTGQYVQETLLVRLKKQTGIEHLTPIHRLDRETAGVVLISKNLASRGLYQQLFATRQVQKTYHAIAGHRKELNFPQIVRLRMDKGEPFYTMQVLEGEANSETEITLLEQQDQLAKYELKPHTGKQHQLRVHLNFLGIPILNDPFYPSVAHKAEDDFSAPLQLLAKHIEFIDPITQQLMQFSSEQVLTL; encoded by the coding sequence ATGAATACTGCTGCTGAATTTACCCCACCGATGATGAATGGCGTCAGTGCCAGCAAAGTTTTCTTGCAACCTTCAACTGCTGCAACAGTCTACGATTATTTATGTACAGAGTTTTCACATATTAAAGCCAGCGAATGGCAATCCCGTTTCCAGGACGGTCTGGTATATGATGCGCAGGGAAATAAATTAAATATAGATAGCCCTTTTCAGGCGAATAGCCACTGTTTTTATTATCGCTTTTTAGCACATGAAATTCATGTGCCTTTTGAACATCAAATCCTGTTCGAAAATGATGACTTTATGGTGATTGATAAACCGCATTTTCTGACCATGAGTCCGACTGGACAATATGTACAGGAAACCTTGTTGGTGCGCCTAAAGAAACAGACTGGGATTGAACATTTAACCCCAATACATCGACTGGATCGTGAAACTGCTGGGGTGGTATTGATATCCAAAAATTTAGCCTCACGCGGACTGTATCAACAGCTATTTGCAACACGCCAAGTACAAAAGACCTATCATGCCATTGCAGGTCACCGCAAGGAACTTAACTTTCCACAGATTGTGCGTCTGCGTATGGATAAAGGAGAACCTTTCTATACGATGCAGGTTTTGGAAGGGGAAGCCAATAGTGAAACCGAAATCACGTTATTAGAACAGCAAGATCAGTTAGCCAAATACGAATTAAAACCACATACCGGGAAACAGCATCAATTACGCGTGCACTTAAACTTTTTGGGTATACCGATTCTGAATGATCCGTTTTATCCTAGTGTTGCACATAAAGCAGAAGATGATTTTTCTGCGCCTTTGCAATTATTAGCCAAACATATCGAGTTTATTGACCCAATCACCCAGCAATTGATGCAATTTTCTTCCGAGCAAGTGCTGACACTGTAA
- a CDS encoding GNAT family N-acetyltransferase produces MLVRRAQVEDLQKLSVLFDEYRQFYGASSNQELSYQFLKQRFEDQQTVIFINTKDDIVTGFILLYLRFSSVACSSFYVLDDVYISPPYRRHGAARQLIDTAILFARHENALRISLETQKNNHQSHQLYESMGFMRDDEFVTFHCFLK; encoded by the coding sequence ATGCTTGTTCGACGTGCTCAGGTAGAAGACCTACAAAAACTTTCAGTTTTATTTGATGAATATCGCCAGTTTTATGGTGCTTCTTCGAATCAGGAACTTTCCTATCAGTTTCTAAAACAGCGTTTTGAAGATCAGCAAACGGTGATTTTTATCAATACCAAGGATGATATCGTTACTGGATTTATTCTACTTTATCTCAGATTTTCCTCAGTGGCGTGTTCAAGCTTTTATGTACTGGATGATGTCTATATCAGCCCGCCTTATCGTCGTCATGGCGCAGCACGACAATTGATTGATACTGCAATTTTATTTGCCCGGCATGAAAATGCACTACGCATTAGCCTGGAAACACAGAAAAACAACCATCAATCGCATCAACTTTATGAATCCATGGGATTTATGCGGGATGATGAATTTGTTACTTTCCATTGTTTCCTTAAATAA